In Clostridium sp., one DNA window encodes the following:
- the trxA gene encoding thioredoxin: MIEEIKDENFSQSVNESSAPVVVDFWASWCGPCKMLSPIMDEVSEEVGSKAKFFKVNVDENPNTASQFKVSSIPTVMVFKDGNVVDKFVGFKPKEAVKQVLEKHI; encoded by the coding sequence ATGATAGAAGAAATAAAAGATGAAAATTTTTCACAGTCGGTCAATGAGTCATCTGCTCCTGTAGTTGTGGATTTTTGGGCTTCATGGTGTGGACCATGTAAAATGCTGTCACCTATAATGGATGAGGTGTCCGAAGAAGTTGGATCAAAGGCCAAATTCTTCAAGGTGAATGTAGATGAAAACCCTAATACAGCTTCCCAATTCAAAGTTTCAAGCATTCCTACTGTAATGGTATTTAAGGATGGAAATGTAGTGGATAAGTTTGTTGGATTCAAACCTAAAGAGGCCGTAAAACAAGTACTGGAAAAGCATATATAA
- a CDS encoding tetratricopeptide repeat protein, whose translation MDKSRKIYTKALDKYNDGYIDKAVELCEKSISIDLHNAAAINLKGLLMYLKGDIETARKLWKMNAQTNKDGVSEKYLENSNGDVSRKILYNKAISFIKKLKINEAIPLLEQCSESDFNMIDVNNYLALCYIKKGKYSKSIELLDKVFQIDRNNKMARQTRKSLQDMKMVKKQVNLKRKICISIIIVIAIISVLYFLLVGKNNYGKLQNIKGINLLSLINGQKHYKDEVVHNDKKSQSSKVPKKEKNIKKSNFPYNDIKSYMGNRDYDKLYSELMNFKEEDDSLTINEKVILIKAKQLLVSDGVDYFYNKGCSYLNNRDYTKAKEYLQKAFRYGLSSSIYPDIIYMLGYNLELSGDIENAISYYDKYDKNYKDGSYEETVIYRLALIYRDLDKSMAKAYAQRLVDKYPTSIYNNSVIHSIIGS comes from the coding sequence ATGGATAAGTCTCGAAAAATATATACAAAAGCTTTGGACAAGTATAATGACGGTTACATAGATAAGGCTGTAGAATTGTGTGAAAAAAGCATATCTATTGATTTACACAATGCGGCCGCTATTAATCTAAAGGGACTTCTCATGTATTTAAAAGGTGATATTGAAACGGCCCGTAAATTATGGAAGATGAATGCACAGACAAATAAAGACGGAGTTTCAGAAAAATACCTTGAGAATTCAAATGGAGATGTAAGCAGGAAGATACTATATAATAAGGCAATATCCTTTATAAAAAAATTAAAAATCAATGAGGCGATTCCATTACTTGAACAATGCAGTGAAAGTGATTTCAATATGATTGATGTAAACAACTATCTGGCACTATGTTACATAAAAAAAGGTAAATATTCCAAGTCAATTGAACTTTTGGACAAGGTTTTTCAAATTGACAGAAATAATAAGATGGCAAGACAAACCAGAAAATCTCTTCAGGATATGAAGATGGTTAAAAAACAGGTAAATTTAAAAAGAAAAATTTGTATATCTATAATAATTGTAATTGCAATAATCTCTGTATTATATTTTTTGTTAGTTGGGAAAAATAATTATGGAAAGCTGCAAAATATAAAAGGAATTAACTTGTTAAGTTTAATAAATGGTCAGAAACATTATAAAGATGAAGTAGTACATAATGACAAAAAAAGTCAATCTTCAAAAGTTCCTAAAAAAGAAAAAAATATTAAAAAAAGCAATTTCCCTTATAATGACATTAAAAGTTATATGGGTAATAGAGATTATGATAAATTATACAGTGAACTTATGAATTTTAAAGAAGAAGATGATTCTCTGACTATTAATGAAAAGGTGATTCTAATAAAAGCCAAACAGCTTCTTGTTTCAGATGGAGTTGATTACTTCTATAATAAAGGGTGCAGTTACTTGAACAACAGGGATTACACAAAAGCAAAAGAATATCTTCAAAAGGCTTTCCGGTATGGTTTAAGTAGTTCTATATACCCGGATATAATCTACATGCTGGGTTATAATCTTGAACTATCCGGTGATATAGAAAATGCTATAAGTTACTATGACAAATATGACAAGAATTATAAAGATGGATCATATGAAGAAACGGTAATTTACAGACTTGCACTTATTTACAGAGATCTGGATAAATCTATGGCTAAAGCGTATGCACAGAGATTGGTAGATAAATATCCAACTTCCATATATAATAATTCTGTGATACATTCTATAATAGGAAGTTGA